A stretch of Pseudomonas sp. LS.1a DNA encodes these proteins:
- the cmk gene encoding (d)CMP kinase, with amino-acid sequence MSALAPVITIDGPSGSGKGTVAGLLARELGWKLLDSGALYRLLAFNASNHGVDLTNEELLTKLAAHLDVQFIAAEPGKLQQIILEGEDVSNVIRTETVGAGASMVASLPAVRDALLVRQREFREAPGLIADGRDMGTVVFPDAPLKVFLTASAEERARRRYLQLKDKGEDVSLSSLLDEIRARDERDTQRAVAPLKPAADAIQLDSTELSIEQVLQRIRSEIALRDLL; translated from the coding sequence GTGAGTGCCCTGGCGCCGGTCATCACCATCGACGGGCCAAGCGGCTCGGGCAAGGGCACGGTCGCCGGGCTGCTGGCTCGCGAGCTGGGCTGGAAGCTGCTGGACTCCGGCGCGCTGTACCGGTTGCTGGCGTTCAACGCCAGCAACCACGGTGTCGACCTGACCAACGAAGAGTTGCTGACCAAGCTTGCCGCCCATCTGGATGTGCAGTTCATCGCCGCCGAGCCCGGTAAGCTGCAACAAATCATCCTTGAGGGTGAGGACGTCAGCAACGTCATCCGCACCGAAACCGTCGGCGCCGGTGCGTCGATGGTTGCCTCGCTGCCGGCCGTGCGGGATGCACTGCTGGTGCGTCAGCGCGAATTCCGCGAGGCTCCGGGCCTGATCGCCGACGGCCGCGACATGGGCACCGTGGTGTTCCCGGACGCGCCGTTGAAAGTCTTCCTCACCGCCAGCGCGGAGGAGCGCGCGCGTCGCCGCTACCTGCAGTTGAAGGACAAGGGTGAAGATGTTAGTCTGTCGAGTCTGCTGGATGAGATTCGTGCGCGTGATGAGCGCGACACCCAACGTGCAGTGGCCCCGCTGAAGCCAGCGGCTGACGCCATTCAGTTGGACTCTACCGAGTTGTCCATCGAGCAGGTGTTGCAACGTATCAGGAGCGAGATCGCGCTGCGCGACCTTCTCTGA
- the wecB gene encoding non-hydrolyzing UDP-N-acetylglucosamine 2-epimerase yields the protein MLKVMTLVGTRPELIKMSRVIAELDEQANHVLVHSGQNYDYELNQVFFDDLGIRKPDHFLGAVGATAAGTIAEVIAKSDEIFELEKPDALLLYGDTNTCLAVIAAKRRKIPVFHMEAGNRCFDQRVPEELNRKVLDHLSDINMVLTEHARRYLLDEGIRPETIIKTGSHMQEVLDYYRPRIDASTVLEREGLEEGKYFIVSTHREENVDTPQNLRDLLASLRALADTYGHPIIVSTHPRTRKRLEDLGESLEHPLIRFVKPYGLLDYIRLQMGALCVLSDSGTITEEASLLNLPAVTIRNAHERPEGMDEGTLIMCGLTPDRVLDAVRVVISQHDRNQRVIPVVQDYLGGPVSKQVVRIVYSYTDYINRTVWSK from the coding sequence ATGCTTAAGGTCATGACCCTGGTCGGCACCCGGCCCGAACTGATCAAGATGAGCCGCGTCATCGCTGAACTCGACGAGCAGGCCAACCATGTACTGGTGCATTCCGGTCAGAACTACGATTACGAGCTCAACCAGGTATTCTTCGATGATCTGGGCATTCGCAAGCCGGATCATTTCCTGGGGGCAGTGGGTGCCACGGCAGCCGGTACTATCGCCGAAGTCATCGCCAAGTCCGATGAAATCTTCGAGCTGGAAAAACCCGACGCCCTGCTGCTGTATGGCGACACCAACACATGCCTGGCCGTGATCGCTGCCAAGCGTCGGAAGATCCCTGTATTCCACATGGAGGCGGGTAACCGCTGTTTCGATCAGCGGGTGCCGGAAGAGCTGAACCGCAAGGTGCTCGACCACCTCAGCGACATCAATATGGTGTTGACTGAGCATGCCCGGCGCTACCTGCTGGATGAAGGTATCCGCCCGGAAACCATCATCAAGACCGGTTCGCACATGCAGGAGGTGCTGGACTACTACCGACCTCGTATCGACGCCTCCACGGTACTGGAGCGCGAGGGGCTAGAGGAAGGCAAGTACTTCATCGTCAGCACCCACCGCGAAGAAAACGTCGACACCCCGCAGAACCTGCGCGATCTGTTGGCATCTCTACGCGCCCTGGCCGACACCTATGGCCATCCGATCATTGTTTCCACCCACCCGCGTACCCGCAAGCGTCTCGAGGACCTGGGCGAAAGCTTGGAGCACCCACTGATCCGCTTCGTCAAACCCTACGGCCTGCTGGACTACATCCGTCTACAGATGGGCGCGCTGTGTGTGCTCTCGGACAGCGGTACCATCACTGAAGAGGCCTCGCTGCTGAACCTGCCGGCGGTTACCATCCGCAACGCCCACGAGCGCCCGGAAGGCATGGATGAAGGCACTCTGATCATGTGCGGCCTCACCCCGGACCGCGTGCTGGATGCCGTGCGCGTGGTGATCAGTCAGCACGACCGTAACCAGCGGGTGATCCCGGTGGTGCAGGATTATCTGGGCGGGCCGGTTTCCAAGCAGGTGGTGCGGATCGTGTACAGCTACACCGACTACATCAACCGCACGGTCTGGTCCAAGTAA
- a CDS encoding MBL fold metallo-hydrolase codes for MDFPVLSHHGGTRGVTGSCHQLHLGPTSSLLIDCGLEQGAEAAPLGFDVQGIQALVITHVHLDHVGRIPALLAAGYRGPILCSEPSARLLPLVLEDAYKLSISSQPAHVARYLEFIRDLIVPLPFEQWHTLVEHPGLTCRVRLQRAGHLLGSAYVECDVQYEQANTRYVFSGDLGACGNPLLRPVQPPERADVLVLESTYGDRLHPPAGDRQQRLEAAIDRALADEGTLLIPAFSLGRTQELLYELEGILHRKALLNNAGPAPDGDPLDWSQLPIILDSPLAQRITGVYRELHDYWNAEARARFAEGRDPLGFSQLISVDTHARHQQVVNYLKSTGRPAIVIAGNGMCSGGRIVNYLKAMLGDPRHEVMFVGYQAKGTPGAVIQASEGAEGFVQIDLDGQMYEVRAKVVTLPGYSGHADQTGLVAFASPGRGPSGRVVLVHGDSNAKMALGKAIEAKFRQQGRSVTVSIP; via the coding sequence ATGGATTTTCCCGTCCTTTCCCATCACGGTGGTACCCGCGGCGTTACCGGCTCCTGCCATCAACTGCACCTCGGCCCGACCAGCAGCCTGCTGATCGACTGCGGCCTGGAGCAGGGCGCCGAGGCGGCGCCACTGGGCTTCGACGTGCAGGGCATTCAGGCCCTGGTCATCACCCATGTGCATCTCGACCACGTTGGTCGCATCCCGGCGCTGCTGGCGGCAGGCTATCGTGGCCCCATCCTGTGCAGCGAGCCGTCTGCCCGGCTGCTGCCACTGGTGCTGGAAGACGCTTACAAGCTGAGCATCAGTAGCCAGCCCGCCCATGTGGCGAGGTACCTCGAATTCATCCGCGACCTGATCGTGCCCCTGCCTTTCGAGCAATGGCACACCCTGGTCGAGCACCCCGGTCTCACTTGTCGCGTTCGCCTGCAGCGCGCCGGCCATCTGCTGGGTTCGGCCTATGTCGAATGCGACGTGCAGTACGAACAAGCCAACACCCGCTACGTGTTCTCCGGTGACCTCGGTGCTTGTGGCAACCCCTTGCTGCGCCCCGTGCAGCCTCCGGAACGGGCCGATGTCCTCGTGTTGGAAAGCACCTACGGCGACCGCCTGCACCCGCCTGCAGGCGACCGTCAGCAACGGCTGGAAGCGGCCATCGACCGCGCCCTGGCCGATGAGGGGACACTCCTCATTCCGGCCTTCAGCCTCGGCCGGACCCAGGAGCTGCTGTACGAGCTCGAAGGCATTCTTCACCGCAAGGCCTTGCTGAACAATGCCGGCCCGGCCCCCGATGGCGACCCGCTCGACTGGTCGCAGCTGCCCATCATCCTTGACTCCCCCCTGGCACAGCGCATTACCGGTGTGTACCGGGAGCTGCACGACTACTGGAATGCCGAAGCCAGGGCACGCTTTGCCGAAGGGCGCGACCCGCTGGGTTTCAGTCAGTTGATCAGCGTGGACACCCATGCCCGTCACCAGCAAGTGGTCAATTATCTCAAGAGCACCGGGCGGCCAGCGATCGTCATTGCCGGCAATGGCATGTGCTCGGGCGGGCGTATTGTCAATTACCTCAAGGCCATGCTGGGGGACCCACGGCACGAGGTGATGTTTGTCGGTTACCAGGCCAAGGGCACGCCGGGCGCGGTGATACAGGCTAGCGAAGGGGCGGAAGGCTTTGTGCAGATCGACCTGGATGGGCAGATGTATGAGGTACGCGCAAAAGTCGTAACCTTGCCGGGTTACTCTGGGCATGCGGATCAGACGGGCCTCGTGGCTTTTGCGTCGCCAGGCCGGGGGCCATCCGGGCGTGTGGTGCTGGTGCACGGTGATAGCAATGCCAAGATGGCGCTGGGCAAGGCCATCGAGGCGAAATTCAGGCAGCAGGGGCGTTCGGTCACAGTCTCCATCCCATGA
- a CDS encoding polysaccharide biosynthesis protein, translated as MFDNKILMITGGTGSFGNTVLKRFLNTNVKEIRVFSRDEKKQEDMRIAMSNDKVKFYIGDVRDYQSVAEAMVGVDYIFHAAALKQVPSCEFYPMEAVKTNVIGTENVLNAAIANGVKRVVVLSTDKAVYPINAMGISKAMAEKLMVAKSRMIPQQGPVICATRYGNVMASRGSVIPLFVDQLKAGNELTVTDPNMTRFLMSLEDSVDLVLHAFENAQQGDIFVQKAPASTVQELAEALRQLFKRENPIKVIGTRHGEKLYESLISREEMAKADDMGRYYRIPADNRDLNYKKYFVEGEQHISELDDYTSHNTERLDIDGIKALLLKLDYIQEQLNA; from the coding sequence GTGTTCGACAACAAGATTCTCATGATTACCGGCGGCACCGGTTCTTTCGGCAATACGGTGCTCAAGCGTTTTCTCAATACCAACGTCAAGGAAATCCGCGTCTTCAGCCGTGACGAAAAAAAGCAGGAGGACATGCGTATCGCCATGTCCAACGACAAGGTGAAGTTCTATATCGGTGATGTGCGTGATTATCAGAGCGTGGCAGAGGCGATGGTAGGGGTCGATTACATCTTCCATGCTGCAGCGTTGAAGCAGGTACCATCCTGCGAGTTTTACCCGATGGAAGCGGTGAAGACCAACGTCATCGGTACCGAGAACGTGCTGAATGCAGCCATCGCCAATGGGGTCAAGCGTGTAGTGGTGTTGAGCACCGACAAGGCTGTGTACCCGATTAACGCCATGGGTATTTCCAAGGCCATGGCGGAAAAGCTGATGGTGGCCAAGTCGCGGATGATCCCGCAGCAGGGCCCAGTGATCTGCGCCACCCGTTATGGCAACGTCATGGCCTCGCGGGGTTCGGTGATCCCGTTGTTCGTCGACCAGCTCAAGGCCGGCAATGAACTGACTGTGACTGACCCGAACATGACCCGCTTCCTGATGTCGCTGGAAGACTCCGTTGACCTTGTGCTGCACGCCTTCGAAAACGCTCAGCAGGGTGACATCTTCGTACAGAAGGCTCCGGCGTCCACCGTGCAGGAGCTGGCAGAAGCGCTGCGCCAGCTGTTCAAGCGGGAAAACCCAATCAAGGTGATTGGCACTCGACATGGCGAAAAACTCTACGAGTCGCTGATTTCCCGCGAGGAAATGGCCAAGGCCGATGACATGGGCCGTTACTACCGTATCCCGGCCGACAACCGCGACCTTAACTACAAGAAGTACTTTGTCGAAGGCGAGCAGCATATCTCCGAGCTGGATGACTACACCTCCCACAATACCGAGCGGCTCGACATTGACGGCATCAAGGCCCTGCTGCTGAAACTCGACTATATCCAGGAACAACTCAATGCTTAA
- a CDS encoding lipopolysaccharide assembly protein LapA domain-containing protein: MRNLKRALAAVFVLLLAAVVLFFVLENQQTVSLVLFGWAAPAMPVAVLVLAALVIGLAVGPLLGAYGVLRSKRKIRASARQAALSGN; this comes from the coding sequence ATGCGTAACCTCAAGCGCGCCCTGGCGGCGGTGTTCGTGCTGCTGTTGGCGGCTGTGGTGCTGTTCTTCGTGCTGGAGAACCAGCAAACCGTCTCGTTGGTCCTGTTCGGTTGGGCAGCCCCGGCCATGCCGGTCGCCGTGCTGGTGCTGGCCGCCCTGGTCATTGGCCTGGCAGTCGGGCCGCTGCTGGGTGCCTACGGCGTACTGCGCAGCAAGCGCAAGATCAGGGCTTCTGCCCGCCAGGCAGCTCTTAGCGGTAACTAA
- the ihfB gene encoding integration host factor subunit beta, giving the protein MTKSELIERIVTHQGLLSSKDVELAIKTMLEQMSQCLATGDRIEIRGFGSFSLHYRAPRVGRNPKTGQSVSLEGKFVPHFKPGKELRDRVNEEEHEAHT; this is encoded by the coding sequence ATGACGAAGTCGGAGCTGATCGAACGTATTGTCACCCATCAGGGGCTGCTCTCGTCCAAGGACGTGGAGTTGGCCATCAAGACCATGCTTGAGCAGATGTCACAATGCCTTGCCACTGGTGATCGCATCGAAATCCGCGGTTTTGGCAGCTTCTCGCTGCACTATCGCGCCCCTCGCGTAGGCCGTAACCCGAAGACTGGCCAGTCGGTCAGCCTCGAAGGCAAGTTCGTGCCGCACTTCAAACCCGGCAAAGAGTTGCGCGACCGGGTCAATGAAGAAGAGCATGAGGCCCACACCTGA
- a CDS encoding dTDP-4-dehydrorhamnose reductase family protein produces MNILVLGVSGMLGNAVFRYFSANSQHRVMGTLRSSSGRRFFAPEQAERLLCGVDVLDADALMAAFAKARPDVVINCVGLIKQLADAKDPLTALPINAMLPHRLATLCRVSGARLIHVSTDCVFSGAKGMYREQDESDCTDLYGKSKYIGELHDLDDAVTLRTSIIGHELQSNASLVDWFLSQQGSVKGFTKAIFSGLPTAELARVMLDYVIPNPSLKGLYHVSAEPIDKYELLKQVAKVYGKDIQIVPDDKLVIDRSLDSSRFRTDAGYQPPSWPALIKFMHEHRQ; encoded by the coding sequence ATGAACATATTGGTACTGGGTGTCTCGGGCATGCTGGGCAACGCCGTTTTCCGGTATTTCTCGGCCAATTCGCAACACCGTGTCATGGGCACGCTGCGTTCGTCGTCCGGGCGCAGGTTCTTTGCTCCTGAGCAGGCCGAGCGATTGCTGTGCGGCGTGGATGTACTCGATGCCGACGCGCTGATGGCGGCCTTCGCCAAGGCCCGGCCGGATGTGGTGATCAACTGCGTGGGCCTTATCAAGCAACTGGCCGATGCCAAGGACCCGCTTACCGCGCTGCCGATCAACGCCATGCTGCCGCATCGCTTGGCCACGCTGTGTCGCGTGTCTGGTGCGCGCCTGATCCATGTCAGTACCGACTGTGTATTTTCAGGTGCCAAGGGCATGTACCGGGAACAGGACGAGTCAGATTGCACCGACCTGTATGGCAAGTCCAAGTATATCGGCGAGTTGCACGACCTGGACGATGCTGTAACCCTGCGCACATCAATCATCGGCCATGAATTGCAAAGCAATGCATCGCTGGTCGACTGGTTCCTGTCCCAGCAAGGCAGTGTGAAAGGCTTCACCAAGGCGATCTTCTCCGGCCTGCCGACAGCCGAGCTGGCCCGTGTGATGCTGGACTACGTGATTCCCAACCCTTCGCTGAAAGGGCTTTACCATGTGTCTGCCGAGCCTATCGACAAGTACGAACTGCTCAAGCAGGTAGCGAAGGTTTATGGCAAGGACATCCAGATCGTGCCGGATGACAAACTGGTTATCGATCGTTCGCTGGACTCTTCCCGCTTCCGCACGGATGCGGGCTATCAGCCACCTTCCTGGCCGGCGCTCATAAAGTTCATGCACGAACACCGTCAATAA
- a CDS encoding NAD-dependent epimerase/dehydratase family protein — protein sequence MNALVVIGGSGFVGRHFLDVCDELGDTEVIYAIHRTEPDWLSSAKVRVARFDVDDPAALAAILVPGCTVINLLRPDGSGWFEPAIVNVLKACEQVSIKRYVHVSSIDVFGAAPDAVVDAGTRLEPRTPYECEHAGAEALARAVPATSFEVVVLRLGAVFGDGGLNIVSFVREVSGAPAWKLALRRVLYGPRRMHLVSVEKVAQTLAFVACVPEVRQGEVVLVTDDAAPENNFGYLQDALMQAFGRPSISYLPHLPQALLGLLLRLRRISNANPMRRFSEQRLTEWQQPATADFKQQLQRYIALLRASA from the coding sequence ATGAACGCGCTGGTGGTGATTGGGGGAAGCGGCTTTGTTGGCCGACATTTCCTGGATGTATGCGACGAGCTGGGTGACACCGAGGTCATCTATGCCATCCACCGTACCGAACCCGATTGGTTGAGCAGTGCCAAAGTGCGCGTCGCGCGCTTTGACGTGGATGACCCTGCGGCACTTGCGGCTATCCTCGTGCCAGGTTGCACGGTGATCAACCTATTGCGGCCCGATGGCAGCGGCTGGTTCGAGCCGGCCATCGTCAACGTGCTCAAGGCCTGCGAGCAAGTAAGCATCAAGCGGTATGTGCACGTATCTAGCATCGACGTGTTCGGCGCAGCACCGGACGCGGTGGTCGATGCCGGCACGCGCCTTGAACCCAGAACGCCTTATGAGTGTGAACACGCTGGCGCCGAAGCACTGGCGCGCGCGGTGCCGGCGACCAGCTTCGAAGTAGTGGTGCTGCGCCTGGGCGCCGTGTTTGGCGACGGCGGGCTGAACATTGTGTCGTTCGTGCGTGAAGTTTCCGGCGCGCCGGCCTGGAAGCTGGCATTGCGGCGGGTGCTGTACGGCCCGCGGCGGATGCATCTGGTCAGTGTCGAAAAGGTGGCGCAGACCTTGGCTTTCGTGGCTTGTGTGCCTGAGGTTCGCCAAGGGGAGGTGGTGCTGGTAACCGATGACGCCGCACCGGAAAATAACTTCGGCTACCTGCAAGATGCCCTGATGCAGGCGTTTGGCCGGCCCTCGATCAGTTACCTGCCGCACCTGCCGCAGGCTCTGCTCGGCCTGCTGTTGCGTCTGCGCCGCATCAGCAATGCCAACCCCATGCGCCGCTTCAGCGAACAGCGGCTTACCGAGTGGCAACAGCCAGCCACGGCCGACTTCAAGCAGCAACTGCAGCGCTACATTGCACTGCTGAGGGCGTCGGCATGA
- the rpsA gene encoding 30S ribosomal protein S1, translating into MSESFAELFEESLKTLNLQPGAIITGIVVDIDGDWVTVHAGLKSEGVIPLEQFYNEAGELTIKVGDEVHVALDAVEDGFGETKLSREKAKRAECWIVLEAAFAAEEVVKGVINGKVKGGFTVDVNGIRAFLPGSLVDVRPVRDTTHLEGKELEFKVIKLDQKRNNVVVSRRSVLEAENSAEREALLETLQEGQQVKGIVKNLTDYGAFVDLGGIDGLLHITDMAWKRIKHPSEIVNVGDEVDVRVLKFDRERNRVSLGLKQMGEDPWVAITARYPEGTRVQARVTNLTDYGCFAELEEGVEGLVHVSEMDWTNKNIHPSKVVQVGDEVEVMVLDIDEERRRISLGIKQCKSNPWEDFSGQFNKGDKITGTIKSITDFGIFIGLDGGIDGLVHLSDISWNETGEEAVRRFKKGDELETVILSVDPERERISLGIKQLEDDPFSNFVAVNDKGAIVKGIVKEVDAKGAIVTLADDIEATLKASEISRDRVEDARNVLKEGEEIEAKIISVDRKSRVISLSIKSKDDAEEREAIQSLKNAPEAAADTTMAALLREAMAKQN; encoded by the coding sequence ATGAGCGAAAGCTTTGCAGAACTCTTTGAAGAAAGCCTGAAAACCCTCAATCTTCAGCCGGGTGCCATCATCACCGGTATCGTTGTCGACATCGACGGCGACTGGGTTACCGTACACGCTGGCCTGAAGTCCGAGGGCGTCATCCCGCTCGAGCAGTTCTACAACGAAGCTGGCGAGCTGACCATCAAGGTCGGTGACGAAGTTCACGTTGCGCTGGACGCGGTCGAAGACGGCTTTGGCGAAACCAAACTGTCCCGTGAAAAAGCCAAGCGCGCCGAGTGCTGGATTGTTCTGGAAGCAGCTTTCGCCGCCGAAGAAGTGGTCAAGGGCGTTATCAACGGTAAGGTTAAGGGCGGCTTCACTGTCGACGTTAACGGCATCCGTGCGTTCCTGCCGGGCTCCCTGGTTGATGTCCGCCCTGTGCGCGACACCACCCACCTGGAAGGCAAAGAGCTGGAATTCAAGGTCATCAAGCTGGACCAGAAGCGCAACAACGTTGTCGTTTCCCGTCGCAGCGTGCTGGAAGCCGAGAACAGCGCCGAGCGCGAAGCCCTGCTGGAAACCCTGCAGGAAGGCCAACAAGTCAAAGGTATCGTCAAGAACCTCACCGACTACGGCGCCTTCGTGGACCTGGGCGGTATCGACGGCCTGCTGCACATCACCGACATGGCCTGGAAGCGTATCAAGCACCCATCGGAAATCGTTAACGTTGGCGACGAAGTCGACGTACGCGTTCTGAAGTTCGACCGCGAGCGCAACCGCGTTTCGCTGGGTCTGAAGCAGATGGGCGAAGATCCGTGGGTAGCTATCACTGCCCGCTACCCGGAAGGTACTCGCGTACAAGCTCGCGTTACCAACCTGACCGACTACGGCTGCTTCGCTGAGCTGGAAGAAGGCGTTGAAGGTCTGGTACACGTTTCCGAAATGGACTGGACCAACAAGAACATCCACCCGTCGAAAGTCGTTCAGGTTGGCGACGAAGTGGAAGTCATGGTTCTGGACATCGACGAAGAGCGTCGTCGTATCTCCCTGGGCATCAAGCAGTGCAAGTCCAACCCATGGGAAGACTTCTCCGGCCAGTTCAACAAGGGTGACAAGATCACCGGTACCATCAAGTCGATCACCGACTTCGGTATCTTCATCGGTCTGGACGGCGGCATCGACGGCCTGGTTCACCTGTCCGACATCTCCTGGAACGAAACCGGCGAAGAAGCCGTACGTCGTTTCAAGAAGGGCGACGAGCTGGAAACCGTCATCCTGTCGGTCGACCCAGAGCGCGAGCGCATCTCCCTGGGCATCAAGCAGCTGGAAGACGATCCGTTCTCCAACTTCGTTGCTGTCAATGACAAGGGCGCTATCGTCAAGGGCATCGTGAAAGAAGTTGACGCCAAAGGCGCCATCGTCACTCTGGCCGACGACATCGAAGCTACTCTGAAAGCTTCCGAAATCAGCCGTGACCGCGTTGAAGACGCGCGTAACGTCCTGAAGGAAGGCGAAGAGATCGAAGCCAAGATCATCAGCGTTGACCGCAAGTCCCGCGTTATCAGCCTGTCCATCAAGTCGAAGGACGATGCTGAAGAGCGCGAAGCCATCCAGAGCCTGAAAAACGCTCCGGAAGCGGCTGCCGACACCACCATGGCTGCGCTGCTGCGCGAAGCAATGGCCAAGCAGAACTGA
- a CDS encoding glycosyltransferase family 4 protein, with protein MTQAPLKIAVVSQYFFPENFIINDIVRELSALGVHVEVFTGKPNYPSGEVFPGYTAHDAVEDRFAETIAVHRAPLRPRKKGGAKNLILNYFSFVANGVRYFTRHAKRGQFDAYFVFAPSPITSVIPALAMKLAHRAPVFLWIQDLWPESLAATGFVRNKFLLSIVGLLVRGLYWAVDVLLVQSRAFIDPVKRYARADKINYYPNSYLQQDESGEICKLPESLTTLLRGHFCVVFAGNLGSAQGLATIAEAARVLQAEHLQARIVMVGTGSKADWLAEQKRKWGLDNLIIAGAYPRTAMAELFELSGALLVTLKRDEIFSFTIPSKVQAYLAAGRPIIGSLDGEGARVINDAGAGITCPAEDSARLAACIRSMLAMPQAQREQMGTQARAYFLKHFELKAQCKTLVRMFEQRIEQDKATQ; from the coding sequence GTGACGCAAGCACCTTTGAAAATTGCTGTGGTCAGCCAGTATTTCTTCCCTGAAAACTTCATCATCAACGATATCGTTCGGGAGTTGAGTGCGCTGGGCGTGCATGTTGAAGTTTTTACTGGTAAGCCTAACTATCCGAGTGGTGAGGTTTTCCCAGGTTATACCGCCCATGATGCGGTTGAAGACCGCTTTGCTGAAACGATTGCTGTCCATCGGGCACCGCTGCGGCCGCGCAAGAAAGGCGGGGCGAAAAATCTGATCCTCAATTATTTTTCATTCGTGGCCAACGGCGTCAGGTATTTCACACGCCATGCAAAGCGCGGCCAGTTCGATGCCTACTTCGTCTTCGCGCCATCGCCCATCACTTCTGTAATTCCTGCACTGGCCATGAAACTCGCCCACCGCGCGCCAGTGTTCCTGTGGATACAGGACTTGTGGCCGGAAAGCCTTGCGGCCACCGGCTTCGTTCGCAACAAGTTTTTATTATCGATTGTCGGCTTGCTGGTGCGTGGCCTTTATTGGGCCGTGGATGTATTGCTGGTGCAGTCACGAGCGTTCATCGACCCGGTCAAGCGCTACGCGCGGGCTGACAAGATCAATTACTACCCCAACTCTTACCTGCAGCAGGATGAGTCCGGTGAAATCTGCAAGTTGCCTGAGTCATTGACGACCTTGTTGCGCGGCCACTTCTGCGTAGTGTTCGCCGGCAACCTAGGCAGCGCGCAAGGGTTGGCCACCATCGCCGAAGCTGCGCGGGTGCTGCAGGCCGAGCATCTGCAGGCCCGTATCGTGATGGTCGGCACCGGCAGCAAGGCCGACTGGCTGGCAGAACAGAAACGCAAATGGGGCCTGGACAACCTGATCATTGCCGGCGCCTATCCGCGTACGGCGATGGCCGAACTGTTCGAGCTCAGTGGCGCATTGCTGGTTACACTCAAGCGGGACGAGATTTTCAGTTTTACCATTCCGAGCAAGGTGCAAGCCTACCTGGCAGCGGGCAGACCGATAATAGGCAGCCTGGATGGTGAAGGTGCCCGTGTCATCAACGATGCCGGTGCCGGTATTACCTGTCCTGCCGAAGACTCGGCCAGACTCGCGGCGTGCATAAGGTCTATGCTGGCCATGCCGCAGGCGCAGCGAGAACAGATGGGCACACAGGCGAGGGCCTACTTCTTGAAACACTTCGAACTCAAGGCCCAGTGCAAGACACTGGTGCGCATGTTCGAACAACGGATTGAACAGGACAAAGCGACGCAATGA
- a CDS encoding acyltransferase family protein — MLSFGDVMEGRGRDNNFLIIRLLAATAVVVGHSFALSYLECLSCTDPGLLLGMPVPVHSLGVEVFFIVSGFLIAASGEKNSARDFYLARALRILPGLLVCLLLMAFVLGPVITSLPLGEYLSQRQVYRYVYSPLLVFKDAQFLLPGVSFTPRPYGASVNGSLWTIPLEMRMYVVLWLLVLVAKVCRWPMTGLTLAALVIALGLHTLHPAFAEYPFKLVVCFLAGAVFYSYRAVIPYTGWLLLVCVALFILAKGGRLEIFAFAVLTMYGTLYVAYCPQLKLPSFVEDYSYGIYLYAFPIQQLLAWAMPWVGPYWLMLAAVPASWLAGYVSWGLVEKPALAMRKRFSRAGSQQLA, encoded by the coding sequence ATGTTGAGTTTTGGCGACGTCATGGAAGGTCGCGGACGCGATAACAATTTCCTGATCATCAGGCTGCTGGCAGCAACTGCCGTAGTGGTGGGGCATTCCTTTGCGCTCTCCTATCTGGAGTGCCTGAGTTGCACCGACCCTGGCCTGCTGCTGGGCATGCCGGTGCCCGTTCATAGCCTGGGCGTGGAAGTATTTTTCATTGTCAGCGGTTTTCTGATCGCGGCCAGTGGAGAAAAGAATAGTGCCCGGGATTTCTACCTGGCCCGCGCATTGCGGATCCTGCCTGGCTTGCTCGTATGCCTGCTGCTCATGGCCTTTGTGCTAGGGCCTGTCATCACCTCGCTGCCGCTTGGTGAGTATCTTTCCCAGCGCCAGGTTTACAGGTACGTCTATAGCCCATTGCTGGTTTTCAAGGATGCCCAGTTCCTCTTGCCTGGGGTGAGCTTTACCCCGCGCCCCTATGGCGCTTCGGTCAATGGCAGCCTGTGGACCATCCCACTGGAAATGCGCATGTACGTGGTGCTGTGGCTATTGGTGCTCGTGGCCAAGGTTTGCCGGTGGCCGATGACAGGTTTGACGCTTGCCGCGTTGGTGATTGCACTGGGGTTGCATACCCTGCATCCAGCCTTTGCGGAGTACCCGTTCAAGCTGGTGGTGTGCTTCCTGGCAGGGGCGGTGTTCTATTCGTACCGGGCGGTGATCCCTTATACCGGGTGGCTGTTGCTTGTCTGCGTTGCGTTGTTCATCTTGGCCAAGGGTGGGCGCCTTGAGATTTTTGCATTTGCCGTTCTGACGATGTACGGCACGTTGTACGTAGCTTATTGCCCGCAGTTGAAGCTTCCCTCATTTGTGGAGGATTACTCGTATGGCATCTACCTGTATGCTTTTCCGATCCAGCAATTGTTGGCGTGGGCGATGCCATGGGTCGGGCCTTACTGGTTGATGTTGGCTGCCGTTCCGGCGTCCTGGCTGGCGGGGTATGTGTCGTGGGGGCTGGTAGAGAAGCCTGCCTTGGCGATGCGCAAACGCTTTTCCCGAGCGGGTTCGCAGCAATTGGCATAG